The following coding sequences are from one Odocoileus virginianus isolate 20LAN1187 ecotype Illinois chromosome 7, Ovbor_1.2, whole genome shotgun sequence window:
- the ZDHHC16 gene encoding palmitoyltransferase ZDHHC16 isoform X4, with translation MRGQRSLLLGPARLCLRLLLLLGYRRRCPPLLRGLVQRWRYGKVCLRSLLYNSFGGSDTAVDAAFEPIYWLVDNVIRWCGVVFVVLVIVLTSSIVAIAYLCVLPLILQTYSVPRLCWHFFYSHWNLILIVFHYYQAITTPPGYPPQGRNDTTTVSICKKCINPKPARTHHCSICNRCVLKMDHHCRILLLSPLPETSSFSSRALHSYGSWDLFREAYAAIETYHQTPPPTFSFRERVTHKSLVYLWFLCSSVALALGALTVWHAVLISRGETSIERHINKKERQRLQAKGRVFRNHYNYGCLDNWKVFLGVDTGRHWLTRVLLPSSHLPHGNGMSWDPPPWVTAHSASVMAV, from the exons ATGCGGGGCCAGCGGAGCCTGCTGCTGGGCCCTGCCCGCCTCTGCCTGCGCCTGCTCCTGCTCCTGGGCTACAGGCGCCGCTGCCCACCTCTGCTCCGCGGCCTGGTGCAGCGCTGGCGCTACGGCAAGGTCTGCCTGCGCTCCCTGCTCTACAACTCCTTCGGGGGCAGTGACACCGCCGTGGACGCTGCCTTTGAGCCTATCTACTGGCTGGTGGACAATGTGATCCGCTGGTGTGGGGTG GTATTCGTGGTGCTGGTGATTGTGCTGACCAGCTCCATCGTGGCCATCGCCTACCTGTGTGTCCTGCCCCTCATCCTCCAAACCTACTCCGTGCCCCGGCTCTGCTGGCACTTCTTCTATAGTCACTGGAATCTGATTCTCATCGTCTTCCATTACTACCAGGCTATCACCACCCCGCCCGGATACCCACCCCAG GGCAGGAATGATACGACAACAGTCTCTATCTGTAAGAAGTGCATTAACCCCAAGCCAGCCCGAACACACCACTGCAGCATCTGCAATAG GTGTGTGCTGAAGATGGATCATCACTGCCGTATCCTTTTGCTATCTCCTCTGCCTGAAACCTCCTCCTTTAGCTCCAGAGCACTGCACAG CTATGGAAGCTGGGACCTTTTCCGGGAGGCTTATGCTGCCATTGAG actTACCACCAGACCCCAccacccaccttctccttccGAGAAAGAGTGACTCACAAGAGTCTTGTCTACCTCTGGTTCCTGTGCAG TTCTGTGGCACTGGCCCTGGGTGCCCTGACTGTGTGGCACGCTGTGCTCATCAGTCGAGGTGAGACTAGCATCGAAAGGCACATCAACAAGAAGGAGCGTCAGCGGCTGCAGGCCAAGGGCAGA GTTTTTAGGAATCATTACAACTATGGCTGCTTGGACAACTGGAAGGTATTCCTGGGTGTGGACACAGGAAG GCACTGGCTTACTCGGGTGTTGTTACCTTCCAGTCACTTGCCCCACGGGAACGGAATGAGCTGGGATCCCCCGCCCTGGGTGACTGCTCACTCAGCCTCTGTGATGGCAGTGTGA
- the ZDHHC16 gene encoding palmitoyltransferase ZDHHC16 isoform X3, protein MRGQRSLLLGPARLCLRLLLLLGYRRRCPPLLRGLVQRWRYGKVCLRSLLYNSFGGSDTAVDAAFEPIYWLVDNVIRWCGVVFVVLVIVLTSSIVAIAYLCVLPLILQTYSVPRLCWHFFYSHWNLILIVFHYYQAITTPPGYPPQGRNDTTTVSICKKCINPKPARTHHCSICNRCVLKMDHHCPWLNNCVGHYNHRYFFSFCFFMTLGCVYCSYGSWDLFREAYAAIETYHQTPPPTFSFRERVTHKSLVYLWFLCSSVALALGALTVWHAVLISRGETSIERHINKKERQRLQAKGRVFRNHYNYGCLDNWKVFLGVDTGRHWLTRVLLPSSHLPHGNGMSWDPPPWVTAHSASVMAV, encoded by the exons ATGCGGGGCCAGCGGAGCCTGCTGCTGGGCCCTGCCCGCCTCTGCCTGCGCCTGCTCCTGCTCCTGGGCTACAGGCGCCGCTGCCCACCTCTGCTCCGCGGCCTGGTGCAGCGCTGGCGCTACGGCAAGGTCTGCCTGCGCTCCCTGCTCTACAACTCCTTCGGGGGCAGTGACACCGCCGTGGACGCTGCCTTTGAGCCTATCTACTGGCTGGTGGACAATGTGATCCGCTGGTGTGGGGTG GTATTCGTGGTGCTGGTGATTGTGCTGACCAGCTCCATCGTGGCCATCGCCTACCTGTGTGTCCTGCCCCTCATCCTCCAAACCTACTCCGTGCCCCGGCTCTGCTGGCACTTCTTCTATAGTCACTGGAATCTGATTCTCATCGTCTTCCATTACTACCAGGCTATCACCACCCCGCCCGGATACCCACCCCAG GGCAGGAATGATACGACAACAGTCTCTATCTGTAAGAAGTGCATTAACCCCAAGCCAGCCCGAACACACCACTGCAGCATCTGCAATAG GTGTGTGCTGAAGATGGATCATCACTGCC CCTGGCTAAACAACTGTGTGGGCCACTATAACCATCGGtacttcttctctttctgctttttcatgacTCTGGGCTGTGTCTACTGCAGCTATGGAAGCTGGGACCTTTTCCGGGAGGCTTATGCTGCCATTGAG actTACCACCAGACCCCAccacccaccttctccttccGAGAAAGAGTGACTCACAAGAGTCTTGTCTACCTCTGGTTCCTGTGCAG TTCTGTGGCACTGGCCCTGGGTGCCCTGACTGTGTGGCACGCTGTGCTCATCAGTCGAGGTGAGACTAGCATCGAAAGGCACATCAACAAGAAGGAGCGTCAGCGGCTGCAGGCCAAGGGCAGA GTTTTTAGGAATCATTACAACTATGGCTGCTTGGACAACTGGAAGGTATTCCTGGGTGTGGACACAGGAAG GCACTGGCTTACTCGGGTGTTGTTACCTTCCAGTCACTTGCCCCACGGGAACGGAATGAGCTGGGATCCCCCGCCCTGGGTGACTGCTCACTCAGCCTCTGTGATGGCAGTGTGA
- the ZDHHC16 gene encoding palmitoyltransferase ZDHHC16 isoform X2: MRGQRSLLLGPARLCLRLLLLLGYRRRCPPLLRGLVQRWRYGKVCLRSLLYNSFGGSDTAVDAAFEPIYWLVDNVIRWCGVVFVVLVIVLTSSIVAIAYLCVLPLILQTYSVPRLCWHFFYSHWNLILIVFHYYQAITTPPGYPPQGRNDTTTVSICKKCINPKPARTHHCSICNRCVLKMDHHCRILLLSPLPETSSFSSRALHSYGSWDLFREAYAAIEKMKQLDKNKLQAVANQTYHQTPPPTFSFRERVTHKSLVYLWFLCSSVALALGALTVWHAVLISRGETSIERHINKKERQRLQAKGRVFRNHYNYGCLDNWKVFLGVDTGRHWLTRVLLPSSHLPHGNGMSWDPPPWVTAHSASVMAV, translated from the exons ATGCGGGGCCAGCGGAGCCTGCTGCTGGGCCCTGCCCGCCTCTGCCTGCGCCTGCTCCTGCTCCTGGGCTACAGGCGCCGCTGCCCACCTCTGCTCCGCGGCCTGGTGCAGCGCTGGCGCTACGGCAAGGTCTGCCTGCGCTCCCTGCTCTACAACTCCTTCGGGGGCAGTGACACCGCCGTGGACGCTGCCTTTGAGCCTATCTACTGGCTGGTGGACAATGTGATCCGCTGGTGTGGGGTG GTATTCGTGGTGCTGGTGATTGTGCTGACCAGCTCCATCGTGGCCATCGCCTACCTGTGTGTCCTGCCCCTCATCCTCCAAACCTACTCCGTGCCCCGGCTCTGCTGGCACTTCTTCTATAGTCACTGGAATCTGATTCTCATCGTCTTCCATTACTACCAGGCTATCACCACCCCGCCCGGATACCCACCCCAG GGCAGGAATGATACGACAACAGTCTCTATCTGTAAGAAGTGCATTAACCCCAAGCCAGCCCGAACACACCACTGCAGCATCTGCAATAG GTGTGTGCTGAAGATGGATCATCACTGCCGTATCCTTTTGCTATCTCCTCTGCCTGAAACCTCCTCCTTTAGCTCCAGAGCACTGCACAG CTATGGAAGCTGGGACCTTTTCCGGGAGGCTTATGCTGCCATTGAG AAAATGAAACAGCTCGACAAGAACAAACTACAGGCGGTTGCCAACCAG actTACCACCAGACCCCAccacccaccttctccttccGAGAAAGAGTGACTCACAAGAGTCTTGTCTACCTCTGGTTCCTGTGCAG TTCTGTGGCACTGGCCCTGGGTGCCCTGACTGTGTGGCACGCTGTGCTCATCAGTCGAGGTGAGACTAGCATCGAAAGGCACATCAACAAGAAGGAGCGTCAGCGGCTGCAGGCCAAGGGCAGA GTTTTTAGGAATCATTACAACTATGGCTGCTTGGACAACTGGAAGGTATTCCTGGGTGTGGACACAGGAAG GCACTGGCTTACTCGGGTGTTGTTACCTTCCAGTCACTTGCCCCACGGGAACGGAATGAGCTGGGATCCCCCGCCCTGGGTGACTGCTCACTCAGCCTCTGTGATGGCAGTGTGA
- the ZDHHC16 gene encoding palmitoyltransferase ZDHHC16 isoform X6: protein MRGQRSLLLGPARLCLRLLLLLGYRRRCPPLLRGLVQRWRYGKVCLRSLLYNSFGGSDTAVDAAFEPIYWLVDNVIRWCGVVFVVLVIVLTSSIVAIAYLCVLPLILQTYSVPRLCWHFFYSHWNLILIVFHYYQAITTPPGYPPQGRNDTTTVSICKKCINPKPARTHHCSICNSYGSWDLFREAYAAIETYHQTPPPTFSFRERVTHKSLVYLWFLCSSVALALGALTVWHAVLISRGETSIERHINKKERQRLQAKGRVFRNHYNYGCLDNWKVFLGVDTGRHWLTRVLLPSSHLPHGNGMSWDPPPWVTAHSASVMAV, encoded by the exons ATGCGGGGCCAGCGGAGCCTGCTGCTGGGCCCTGCCCGCCTCTGCCTGCGCCTGCTCCTGCTCCTGGGCTACAGGCGCCGCTGCCCACCTCTGCTCCGCGGCCTGGTGCAGCGCTGGCGCTACGGCAAGGTCTGCCTGCGCTCCCTGCTCTACAACTCCTTCGGGGGCAGTGACACCGCCGTGGACGCTGCCTTTGAGCCTATCTACTGGCTGGTGGACAATGTGATCCGCTGGTGTGGGGTG GTATTCGTGGTGCTGGTGATTGTGCTGACCAGCTCCATCGTGGCCATCGCCTACCTGTGTGTCCTGCCCCTCATCCTCCAAACCTACTCCGTGCCCCGGCTCTGCTGGCACTTCTTCTATAGTCACTGGAATCTGATTCTCATCGTCTTCCATTACTACCAGGCTATCACCACCCCGCCCGGATACCCACCCCAG GGCAGGAATGATACGACAACAGTCTCTATCTGTAAGAAGTGCATTAACCCCAAGCCAGCCCGAACACACCACTGCAGCATCTGCAATAG CTATGGAAGCTGGGACCTTTTCCGGGAGGCTTATGCTGCCATTGAG actTACCACCAGACCCCAccacccaccttctccttccGAGAAAGAGTGACTCACAAGAGTCTTGTCTACCTCTGGTTCCTGTGCAG TTCTGTGGCACTGGCCCTGGGTGCCCTGACTGTGTGGCACGCTGTGCTCATCAGTCGAGGTGAGACTAGCATCGAAAGGCACATCAACAAGAAGGAGCGTCAGCGGCTGCAGGCCAAGGGCAGA GTTTTTAGGAATCATTACAACTATGGCTGCTTGGACAACTGGAAGGTATTCCTGGGTGTGGACACAGGAAG GCACTGGCTTACTCGGGTGTTGTTACCTTCCAGTCACTTGCCCCACGGGAACGGAATGAGCTGGGATCCCCCGCCCTGGGTGACTGCTCACTCAGCCTCTGTGATGGCAGTGTGA
- the EXOSC1 gene encoding exosome complex component CSL4 encodes MAPPVRYCIPGERLCNLEEGSPGSGTYTRHGYIFSSLAGCLTKSSENGALPVISVMRETESQLLPDVGAIVTCKVSSINSRFAKVHILYVGSTPLKNSFRGTIRKEDVRATEKDKVEIYKSFRPGDIVLAKVISLGDAQSNYLLTTAENELGVVVAHSESGVQMVPISWCEMQCPKTHTKEFRKVARVQPEFLQT; translated from the exons ATGGCGCCGCCCGTGAGGTACTGCATCCCCG GAGAACGTTTGTGTAACTTGGAGGAGGGCAGCCCGGGCAGCGGCACCTACACCCGGCACGGCTACATCTTCTCGTCGCTTGCTGGCTGCTTGACAAAGAGCAGCGAGAACGGCGCG CTTCCTGTCATATCTGTGATGAGAGAAACAGAATCCCAATTATTGCCAGATGTAGGAGCTATTGTAACCTGTAAG GTCTCCAGCATCAATTCACGCTTTGCCAAAGTACACATCCTATATGTGGGGTCCACGCCACTTAAGAACTCTTTTCGAGGAACCATCCG CAAAGAAGACGTCCGAGCTACTGAAAAAGACAAG GTTGAAATTTACAAGAGTTTCCGCCCAGGGGACATCGTCTTGGCCAAAGTG ATCTCCCTAGGTGATGCGCAGTCCAACTACCTGTTAACCACAGCCGAAAATGAGCTGGGAGTGGTGGTGGCCCACAGTGAATCCG GTGTTCAGATGGTCCCCATCAGCTGGTGTGAGATGCAATGCCCGAAGACCCACACCAAAGAATTCCGGAAGGTGGCCCGAGTACAGCCTGAGTTCCTGCAGACCTAA
- the ZDHHC16 gene encoding palmitoyltransferase ZDHHC16 isoform X1 has product MRGQRSLLLGPARLCLRLLLLLGYRRRCPPLLRGLVQRWRYGKVCLRSLLYNSFGGSDTAVDAAFEPIYWLVDNVIRWCGVVFVVLVIVLTSSIVAIAYLCVLPLILQTYSVPRLCWHFFYSHWNLILIVFHYYQAITTPPGYPPQGRNDTTTVSICKKCINPKPARTHHCSICNRCVLKMDHHCPWLNNCVGHYNHRYFFSFCFFMTLGCVYCSYGSWDLFREAYAAIEKMKQLDKNKLQAVANQTYHQTPPPTFSFRERVTHKSLVYLWFLCSSVALALGALTVWHAVLISRGETSIERHINKKERQRLQAKGRVFRNHYNYGCLDNWKVFLGVDTGRHWLTRVLLPSSHLPHGNGMSWDPPPWVTAHSASVMAV; this is encoded by the exons ATGCGGGGCCAGCGGAGCCTGCTGCTGGGCCCTGCCCGCCTCTGCCTGCGCCTGCTCCTGCTCCTGGGCTACAGGCGCCGCTGCCCACCTCTGCTCCGCGGCCTGGTGCAGCGCTGGCGCTACGGCAAGGTCTGCCTGCGCTCCCTGCTCTACAACTCCTTCGGGGGCAGTGACACCGCCGTGGACGCTGCCTTTGAGCCTATCTACTGGCTGGTGGACAATGTGATCCGCTGGTGTGGGGTG GTATTCGTGGTGCTGGTGATTGTGCTGACCAGCTCCATCGTGGCCATCGCCTACCTGTGTGTCCTGCCCCTCATCCTCCAAACCTACTCCGTGCCCCGGCTCTGCTGGCACTTCTTCTATAGTCACTGGAATCTGATTCTCATCGTCTTCCATTACTACCAGGCTATCACCACCCCGCCCGGATACCCACCCCAG GGCAGGAATGATACGACAACAGTCTCTATCTGTAAGAAGTGCATTAACCCCAAGCCAGCCCGAACACACCACTGCAGCATCTGCAATAG GTGTGTGCTGAAGATGGATCATCACTGCC CCTGGCTAAACAACTGTGTGGGCCACTATAACCATCGGtacttcttctctttctgctttttcatgacTCTGGGCTGTGTCTACTGCAGCTATGGAAGCTGGGACCTTTTCCGGGAGGCTTATGCTGCCATTGAG AAAATGAAACAGCTCGACAAGAACAAACTACAGGCGGTTGCCAACCAG actTACCACCAGACCCCAccacccaccttctccttccGAGAAAGAGTGACTCACAAGAGTCTTGTCTACCTCTGGTTCCTGTGCAG TTCTGTGGCACTGGCCCTGGGTGCCCTGACTGTGTGGCACGCTGTGCTCATCAGTCGAGGTGAGACTAGCATCGAAAGGCACATCAACAAGAAGGAGCGTCAGCGGCTGCAGGCCAAGGGCAGA GTTTTTAGGAATCATTACAACTATGGCTGCTTGGACAACTGGAAGGTATTCCTGGGTGTGGACACAGGAAG GCACTGGCTTACTCGGGTGTTGTTACCTTCCAGTCACTTGCCCCACGGGAACGGAATGAGCTGGGATCCCCCGCCCTGGGTGACTGCTCACTCAGCCTCTGTGATGGCAGTGTGA
- the ZDHHC16 gene encoding palmitoyltransferase ZDHHC16 isoform X5, with translation MRGQRSLLLGPARLCLRLLLLLGYRRRCPPLLRGLVQRWRYGKVCLRSLLYNSFGGSDTAVDAAFEPIYWLVDNVIRWCGVVFVVLVIVLTSSIVAIAYLCVLPLILQTYSVPRLCWHFFYSHWNLILIVFHYYQAITTPPGYPPQGRNDTTTVSICKKCINPKPARTHHCSICNSYGSWDLFREAYAAIEKMKQLDKNKLQAVANQTYHQTPPPTFSFRERVTHKSLVYLWFLCSSVALALGALTVWHAVLISRGETSIERHINKKERQRLQAKGRVFRNHYNYGCLDNWKVFLGVDTGRHWLTRVLLPSSHLPHGNGMSWDPPPWVTAHSASVMAV, from the exons ATGCGGGGCCAGCGGAGCCTGCTGCTGGGCCCTGCCCGCCTCTGCCTGCGCCTGCTCCTGCTCCTGGGCTACAGGCGCCGCTGCCCACCTCTGCTCCGCGGCCTGGTGCAGCGCTGGCGCTACGGCAAGGTCTGCCTGCGCTCCCTGCTCTACAACTCCTTCGGGGGCAGTGACACCGCCGTGGACGCTGCCTTTGAGCCTATCTACTGGCTGGTGGACAATGTGATCCGCTGGTGTGGGGTG GTATTCGTGGTGCTGGTGATTGTGCTGACCAGCTCCATCGTGGCCATCGCCTACCTGTGTGTCCTGCCCCTCATCCTCCAAACCTACTCCGTGCCCCGGCTCTGCTGGCACTTCTTCTATAGTCACTGGAATCTGATTCTCATCGTCTTCCATTACTACCAGGCTATCACCACCCCGCCCGGATACCCACCCCAG GGCAGGAATGATACGACAACAGTCTCTATCTGTAAGAAGTGCATTAACCCCAAGCCAGCCCGAACACACCACTGCAGCATCTGCAATAG CTATGGAAGCTGGGACCTTTTCCGGGAGGCTTATGCTGCCATTGAG AAAATGAAACAGCTCGACAAGAACAAACTACAGGCGGTTGCCAACCAG actTACCACCAGACCCCAccacccaccttctccttccGAGAAAGAGTGACTCACAAGAGTCTTGTCTACCTCTGGTTCCTGTGCAG TTCTGTGGCACTGGCCCTGGGTGCCCTGACTGTGTGGCACGCTGTGCTCATCAGTCGAGGTGAGACTAGCATCGAAAGGCACATCAACAAGAAGGAGCGTCAGCGGCTGCAGGCCAAGGGCAGA GTTTTTAGGAATCATTACAACTATGGCTGCTTGGACAACTGGAAGGTATTCCTGGGTGTGGACACAGGAAG GCACTGGCTTACTCGGGTGTTGTTACCTTCCAGTCACTTGCCCCACGGGAACGGAATGAGCTGGGATCCCCCGCCCTGGGTGACTGCTCACTCAGCCTCTGTGATGGCAGTGTGA